A section of the Macadamia integrifolia cultivar HAES 741 chromosome 9, SCU_Mint_v3, whole genome shotgun sequence genome encodes:
- the LOC122089401 gene encoding protein VAPYRIN-like, with amino-acid sequence MEERLVEVSNQEVRIDFELNLKCRANVSLRSLSTTTPIAFKVQTSSPHKFLVSPPCGLILPSSHASFQVILKPQTQLPSSFPRSPSDRFLIKTALAPDLSPSSDSIAINSWFSSCIATFDLKLKIAYLGFFLLRHAVAAGDIYVVKHIIKRQKSLLTQLSLPDAESLLKSATESCNSLSMISLLLDSGLCVKPDSIDAEPESRWTVYNGWTGIHVAAAFDRTEELSRLIRREEGGGPLDLDCRDGEGRTPLHLAASRGNVECVKLLIEAGADKDAESQDGRTALYRAAGNGDRQMVSLLIKMGADPTTVTATSPLDVARGEEHKQVMDICERGESVLKAARRGELRDLELLLSSGAITNYHDQYGLTALHVAAIKGHKEAVCMLLDHGMMMKDLECQDMQGHTPLHLAVEGGSLETVDILINKGANLNTRNWRGLTPLHMARAIGDDAISTLLINRGATPPSPPPSSSSSSSSILQ; translated from the exons ATGGAAGAGAGACTGGTAGAGGTGTCAAACCAAGAGGTACGCATAGACTTCGAACTGAATCTCAAATGCCGTGCCAACGTGAGCCTCAGGTCTCTAAGCACCACCACCCCAATAGCCTTCAAAGTCCAAACCTCATCCCCTCACAAGTTCCTGGTAAGCCCACCCTGTGGCCTTatccttccttcttcccatGCTTCCTTCCAAGTCATcctcaaaccccaaacccaactcccttcttctttccctcgCTCTCCTTCTGATCGTTTCCTAATCAAAACCGCTCTCGCCCCTGATCTCTCACCCTCCTCTGACTCCATTGCTATCAATTCTTGGTTCTCCTCTTGCATAGCCACCTTCGACCTCAAGCTCAAGATTGCTTACCTGGGCTTCTTCCTCCTCCGCCACGCGGTCGCCGCCGGCGACATCTATGTCGTCAAGCATATAATTAAGCGGCAGAAGTCTCTGCTCACCCAGCTCTCACTTCCAGATGCCGAGTCACTCCTTAAATCCGCCACCGAGTCATGTAACTCGCTTTCCATGATTAGCTTGCTTTTAGATTCCGGGTTGTGCGTTAAACCGGATAGCATCGATGCTGAACCGGAGTCGAGATGGACGGTTTACAATGGATGGACCGGAATCCATGTGGCGGCGGCATTCGATCGGACGGAGGAGCTTTCGAGATTGataaggagagaggaaggaggtGGTCCGTTGGATTTGGATTGTAGAGATGGGGAAGGTCGAACGCCGCTGCATTTGGCGGCGAGTAGGGGGAACGTTGAGTGTGTTAAGTTGTTGATAGAAGCGGGGGCAGATAAGGATGCTGAGAGTCAAGATGGAAGGACAGCGTTGTACAGAGCAGCAGGCAATGGGGATCGTCAGATGGTGTCTTTGCTAATCAAGATGGGTGCTGACCCCACCACCGTCACAGCTACTTCACCACTTGATGTGGCTCGAGGAGAGGAACAT AAACAGGTAATGGATATCTGCGAGAGAGGAGAATCAGTGTTGAAAGCGGCAAGAAGAGGGGAGCTCAGGGATTTGGAATTACTACTGAGTTCAGGTGCCATTACAAACTACCATGACCAGTATGGTTTGACTGCTCTCCACGTGGCTGCCATCAAGGGACACAAGGAAGCTGTATGCATGCTTCTCGACCATGGGATGATGATGAAGGACTTGGAATGCCAGGACATGCAAGGCCACACACCTTTACATTTGGCCGTGGAGGGTGGCAGCTTAGAGACTGTTGATATATTGATCAACAAGGGAGCCAACCTCAACACCAGGAACTGGAGGGGTCTGACCCCTCTCCACATGGCTCGAGCTATTGGAGATGATGCCATTTCAACGCTACTCATCAACAGAGGAGCCACCCCTCCGTCACCACCACCTTCATCTTCGTCATCGTCCTCGTCGATTTTACAGTGA